In one window of Henckelia pumila isolate YLH828 chromosome 1, ASM3356847v2, whole genome shotgun sequence DNA:
- the LOC140888609 gene encoding uncharacterized protein isoform X2, producing MQSLLLPAQESNFLLRVVCGSFQIIESLKDQISLYCSKYSFELIESRCVSGIRNEKEISDGDGEPSGAVFNVLDALLKGSLDRLKAMRESISWVHTGGCGAILETDYSGDITLIRSLCLEGKLGAATYIWTKMVQQLRLPDIVTHNYLLNALCKSGDLGKAEWLVREMIFQGPFPTCSTFNTLMKGYCLVNKVDKALDLFSTMAKHGFRPNRISCNILVHALCQKGLLEDSRKLLEKILGDDNDGETSELITTTILMDGHFKTGNTLEALSCWNDVFQRGIMADVVAYNVIIHGHSAIGDMRSAYKLLCQMFKNCYLPDVITYNTLIGKLCKAGRINEACYVFGDMSMMGVAPDHITYKMIIQGLCINGDAIRANNFLCHMLEYSVRPDPLIFNVIIQAFGKCGDIHKALSVRNQMVKLGVLPNIYTYNALIQAQVRNGYIDQVHYLKKEMKLHGVLPDLVTYNMLIGVACNIGLLSSALQLHDEMLRKGCDPDIVTYTILIKHYCLRGSMKKAEELFLRVLWSGLRMDHVPFLILMKRYFKMRELDKVFNLYLIWLKKGI from the exons ATGCAATCT CTTTTATTACCCGCTCAAGAATCTAATTTTCTTCTACGAGTAGTTTGTGGGAGCTTCCAAATTATTGAGTCATTGAAAGACCAAATTTCTCTTTATTGCTCGAAATACAGCTTCGAGTTGATCGAATCTCG GTGTGTGAGTGGTATCCGAAATGAGAAGGAAATTTCAGATGGCGATGGAGAACCGAGTGGTGCAGTTTTCAACGTTTTGGATGCGTTGTTGAAAGGAAGTTTGGATCGCTTAAAAGCAATGAG GGAAAGCATAAGCTGGGTTCATACGGGGGGTTGTGGTGCTATCTTGGAAACAGATTACAGTGGTGATATAACTCTTATAAGGTCTTTGTGTTTGGAAGGTAAGTTAGGAGCAGCCACATACATTTGGACTAAGATGGTTCAGCAGCTTAGACTTCCTGATATTGTAACTCACAATTACCTCTTAAACGCACTATGCAAAAGCGGTGACTTAGGGAAAGCAGAGTGGCTTGTTAGGGAGATGATATTCCAGGGACCCTTTCCTACTTGCTCGACTTTTAACACTTTAATGAAGGGCTATTGCCTTGTCAATAAAGTGGATAAGGCTCTGGATCTTTTTTCTACTATGGCTAAACATGGATTCAGGCCAAACAGAATCTCATGTAATATTCTCGTGCATGCCCTTTGCCAGAAGGGCTTATTAGAGGATTCAAGAAAGCTTCTTGAGAAGATACTGGGAGATGATAATGATGGGGAAACCTCAGAGTTAATCACTACAACCATCCTTATGGATGGTCACTTCAAGACTGGGAACACGCTTGAAGCACTCTCTTGTTGGAATGATGTATTCCAAAGGGGTATAATGGCTGATGTTGTTGCTTATAATGTTATCATTCATGGACACTCTGCTATCGGAGACATGAGATCTGCGTATAAATTGTTGTGCCAAATGTTTAAAAATTGTTATCTTCCGGATGTTATTACATATAATACTCTAATTGGCAAGCTTTGCAAGGCAGGCAGGATCAACGAGGCATGTTATGTTTTTGGTGATATGTCTATGATGGGCGTTGCGCCTGATCACATCACATACAAAATGATTATCCAAGGTTTGTGCATTAATGGAGATGCAATTAGAGCTAATAATTTTCTGTGTCACATGTTGGAGTACTCCGTTAGACCAGATCCTCTCATTTTCAATGTCATAATTCAGGCCTTTGGAAAATGTGGAGACATACATAAGGCATTGTCTGTGCGAAATCAAATGGTTAAACTTGGTGTACTACCTAATATTTACACGTACAATGCCCTGATTCAGGCGCAAGTAAGAAACGGATATATCGATCAGGTTCATTATCTGAAGAAAGAGATGAAATTGCATGGTGTTTTACCTGATTTAGTCacttacaatatgttgattggTGTTGCTTGTAATATTGGTCTCTTAAGTTCTGCTCTCCAGCTACATGATGAGATGCTCAGGAAAGGGTGTGATCCAGATATTGTAACTTATACTATATTAATTAAGCATTACTGTCTACGAGGTAGCATGAAGAAGGCAGAAGAGCTCTTTTTAAGGGTGCTTTGGTCAGGTTTACGAATGGATCATGTTCCGTTTCTTATACTAATGAAGAGATACTTCAAGATGAGAGAGCTAGATAAAGTATTCAATCTTTACTTGATATGGTTAAAGAAAGGAATTTGA
- the LOC140888609 gene encoding uncharacterized protein isoform X3, translating to MRESISWVHTGGCGAILETDYSGDITLIRSLCLEGKLGAATYIWTKMVQQLRLPDIVTHNYLLNALCKSGDLGKAEWLVREMIFQGPFPTCSTFNTLMKGYCLVNKVDKALDLFSTMAKHGFRPNRISCNILVHALCQKGLLEDSRKLLEKILGDDNDGETSELITTTILMDGHFKTGNTLEALSCWNDVFQRGIMADVVAYNVIIHGHSAIGDMRSAYKLLCQMFKNCYLPDVITYNTLIGKLCKAGRINEACYVFGDMSMMGVAPDHITYKMIIQGLCINGDAIRANNFLCHMLEYSVRPDPLIFNVIIQAFGKCGDIHKALSVRNQMVKLGVLPNIYTYNALIQAQVRNGYIDQVHYLKKEMKLHGVLPDLVTYNMLIGVACNIGLLSSALQLHDEMLRKGCDPDIVTYTILIKHYCLRGSMKKAEELFLRVLWSGLRMDHVPFLILMKRYFKMRELDKVFNLYLIWLKKGI from the exons ATGAG GGAAAGCATAAGCTGGGTTCATACGGGGGGTTGTGGTGCTATCTTGGAAACAGATTACAGTGGTGATATAACTCTTATAAGGTCTTTGTGTTTGGAAGGTAAGTTAGGAGCAGCCACATACATTTGGACTAAGATGGTTCAGCAGCTTAGACTTCCTGATATTGTAACTCACAATTACCTCTTAAACGCACTATGCAAAAGCGGTGACTTAGGGAAAGCAGAGTGGCTTGTTAGGGAGATGATATTCCAGGGACCCTTTCCTACTTGCTCGACTTTTAACACTTTAATGAAGGGCTATTGCCTTGTCAATAAAGTGGATAAGGCTCTGGATCTTTTTTCTACTATGGCTAAACATGGATTCAGGCCAAACAGAATCTCATGTAATATTCTCGTGCATGCCCTTTGCCAGAAGGGCTTATTAGAGGATTCAAGAAAGCTTCTTGAGAAGATACTGGGAGATGATAATGATGGGGAAACCTCAGAGTTAATCACTACAACCATCCTTATGGATGGTCACTTCAAGACTGGGAACACGCTTGAAGCACTCTCTTGTTGGAATGATGTATTCCAAAGGGGTATAATGGCTGATGTTGTTGCTTATAATGTTATCATTCATGGACACTCTGCTATCGGAGACATGAGATCTGCGTATAAATTGTTGTGCCAAATGTTTAAAAATTGTTATCTTCCGGATGTTATTACATATAATACTCTAATTGGCAAGCTTTGCAAGGCAGGCAGGATCAACGAGGCATGTTATGTTTTTGGTGATATGTCTATGATGGGCGTTGCGCCTGATCACATCACATACAAAATGATTATCCAAGGTTTGTGCATTAATGGAGATGCAATTAGAGCTAATAATTTTCTGTGTCACATGTTGGAGTACTCCGTTAGACCAGATCCTCTCATTTTCAATGTCATAATTCAGGCCTTTGGAAAATGTGGAGACATACATAAGGCATTGTCTGTGCGAAATCAAATGGTTAAACTTGGTGTACTACCTAATATTTACACGTACAATGCCCTGATTCAGGCGCAAGTAAGAAACGGATATATCGATCAGGTTCATTATCTGAAGAAAGAGATGAAATTGCATGGTGTTTTACCTGATTTAGTCacttacaatatgttgattggTGTTGCTTGTAATATTGGTCTCTTAAGTTCTGCTCTCCAGCTACATGATGAGATGCTCAGGAAAGGGTGTGATCCAGATATTGTAACTTATACTATATTAATTAAGCATTACTGTCTACGAGGTAGCATGAAGAAGGCAGAAGAGCTCTTTTTAAGGGTGCTTTGGTCAGGTTTACGAATGGATCATGTTCCGTTTCTTATACTAATGAAGAGATACTTCAAGATGAGAGAGCTAGATAAAGTATTCAATCTTTACTTGATATGGTTAAAGAAAGGAATTTGA
- the LOC140888609 gene encoding uncharacterized protein isoform X1, with translation MQSVSLLLPAQESNFLLRVVCGSFQIIESLKDQISLYCSKYSFELIESRCVSGIRNEKEISDGDGEPSGAVFNVLDALLKGSLDRLKAMRESISWVHTGGCGAILETDYSGDITLIRSLCLEGKLGAATYIWTKMVQQLRLPDIVTHNYLLNALCKSGDLGKAEWLVREMIFQGPFPTCSTFNTLMKGYCLVNKVDKALDLFSTMAKHGFRPNRISCNILVHALCQKGLLEDSRKLLEKILGDDNDGETSELITTTILMDGHFKTGNTLEALSCWNDVFQRGIMADVVAYNVIIHGHSAIGDMRSAYKLLCQMFKNCYLPDVITYNTLIGKLCKAGRINEACYVFGDMSMMGVAPDHITYKMIIQGLCINGDAIRANNFLCHMLEYSVRPDPLIFNVIIQAFGKCGDIHKALSVRNQMVKLGVLPNIYTYNALIQAQVRNGYIDQVHYLKKEMKLHGVLPDLVTYNMLIGVACNIGLLSSALQLHDEMLRKGCDPDIVTYTILIKHYCLRGSMKKAEELFLRVLWSGLRMDHVPFLILMKRYFKMRELDKVFNLYLIWLKKGI, from the exons ATGCAATCTGTAAGT CTTTTATTACCCGCTCAAGAATCTAATTTTCTTCTACGAGTAGTTTGTGGGAGCTTCCAAATTATTGAGTCATTGAAAGACCAAATTTCTCTTTATTGCTCGAAATACAGCTTCGAGTTGATCGAATCTCG GTGTGTGAGTGGTATCCGAAATGAGAAGGAAATTTCAGATGGCGATGGAGAACCGAGTGGTGCAGTTTTCAACGTTTTGGATGCGTTGTTGAAAGGAAGTTTGGATCGCTTAAAAGCAATGAG GGAAAGCATAAGCTGGGTTCATACGGGGGGTTGTGGTGCTATCTTGGAAACAGATTACAGTGGTGATATAACTCTTATAAGGTCTTTGTGTTTGGAAGGTAAGTTAGGAGCAGCCACATACATTTGGACTAAGATGGTTCAGCAGCTTAGACTTCCTGATATTGTAACTCACAATTACCTCTTAAACGCACTATGCAAAAGCGGTGACTTAGGGAAAGCAGAGTGGCTTGTTAGGGAGATGATATTCCAGGGACCCTTTCCTACTTGCTCGACTTTTAACACTTTAATGAAGGGCTATTGCCTTGTCAATAAAGTGGATAAGGCTCTGGATCTTTTTTCTACTATGGCTAAACATGGATTCAGGCCAAACAGAATCTCATGTAATATTCTCGTGCATGCCCTTTGCCAGAAGGGCTTATTAGAGGATTCAAGAAAGCTTCTTGAGAAGATACTGGGAGATGATAATGATGGGGAAACCTCAGAGTTAATCACTACAACCATCCTTATGGATGGTCACTTCAAGACTGGGAACACGCTTGAAGCACTCTCTTGTTGGAATGATGTATTCCAAAGGGGTATAATGGCTGATGTTGTTGCTTATAATGTTATCATTCATGGACACTCTGCTATCGGAGACATGAGATCTGCGTATAAATTGTTGTGCCAAATGTTTAAAAATTGTTATCTTCCGGATGTTATTACATATAATACTCTAATTGGCAAGCTTTGCAAGGCAGGCAGGATCAACGAGGCATGTTATGTTTTTGGTGATATGTCTATGATGGGCGTTGCGCCTGATCACATCACATACAAAATGATTATCCAAGGTTTGTGCATTAATGGAGATGCAATTAGAGCTAATAATTTTCTGTGTCACATGTTGGAGTACTCCGTTAGACCAGATCCTCTCATTTTCAATGTCATAATTCAGGCCTTTGGAAAATGTGGAGACATACATAAGGCATTGTCTGTGCGAAATCAAATGGTTAAACTTGGTGTACTACCTAATATTTACACGTACAATGCCCTGATTCAGGCGCAAGTAAGAAACGGATATATCGATCAGGTTCATTATCTGAAGAAAGAGATGAAATTGCATGGTGTTTTACCTGATTTAGTCacttacaatatgttgattggTGTTGCTTGTAATATTGGTCTCTTAAGTTCTGCTCTCCAGCTACATGATGAGATGCTCAGGAAAGGGTGTGATCCAGATATTGTAACTTATACTATATTAATTAAGCATTACTGTCTACGAGGTAGCATGAAGAAGGCAGAAGAGCTCTTTTTAAGGGTGCTTTGGTCAGGTTTACGAATGGATCATGTTCCGTTTCTTATACTAATGAAGAGATACTTCAAGATGAGAGAGCTAGATAAAGTATTCAATCTTTACTTGATATGGTTAAAGAAAGGAATTTGA